In Campylobacter anatolicus, one DNA window encodes the following:
- a CDS encoding type II asparaginase, which yields MHFSVKVKVVAFMLLAATMAFAKPTIYILATGGTIAGGGAGELGTNYTSGTVTVDKLIAAVPKINEIATIKGEQISQIGSQEMNNEVWLKLGKRVNELLNSGKADGIVITHGTDTMEETAYFLDLVVKSDKPIAMVGAMRNSDSLSADGPLNLFNAVNVAMSKDSVGKGVVVVMNDEIHAAREVTKTNTSSVDTFKSPNTGKIGTVFYGNVKYYMQPTRKHTVNSAFDITKIKELPRVDIIYSHSNDNPDFINLAVKNGAKGIINAGMGNGNPFPTALKALGEAVKNGVIVVRNSRVGSGETTMNGEVDDEKYGFLTSDNLNVQKARVLLMLSLANTSDKAKIQEYFLNH from the coding sequence ATGCATTTTTCAGTAAAAGTAAAGGTGGTAGCATTTATGCTTCTAGCTGCAACAATGGCTTTTGCTAAGCCAACTATCTACATTTTAGCAACTGGTGGGACTATCGCTGGTGGTGGTGCTGGTGAACTAGGGACGAACTACACATCAGGCACCGTTACAGTTGATAAGCTTATCGCAGCAGTTCCAAAGATAAACGAAATTGCTACGATTAAAGGCGAACAGATCTCACAAATTGGCTCTCAAGAGATGAATAATGAAGTTTGGCTAAAACTTGGCAAACGTGTAAATGAGCTATTAAATAGCGGTAAGGCTGATGGCATTGTCATAACTCATGGTACTGATACAATGGAGGAGACTGCTTATTTTCTAGATCTAGTTGTAAAAAGTGATAAACCTATTGCGATGGTGGGAGCAATGAGAAACTCAGACTCATTAAGTGCAGATGGTCCATTAAATTTATTTAACGCAGTAAATGTTGCTATGAGTAAAGATAGCGTAGGCAAAGGTGTTGTAGTAGTAATGAATGATGAAATCCACGCTGCTCGTGAGGTGACAAAAACAAATACAAGCTCTGTTGATACATTCAAATCCCCAAATACTGGCAAGATCGGCACCGTGTTTTATGGCAACGTAAAATACTATATGCAACCAACTCGTAAGCACACTGTAAATAGTGCCTTTGATATCACAAAAATCAAAGAGCTACCGCGTGTTGATATTATTTATAGCCACTCAAATGATAACCCTGATTTTATAAATTTAGCTGTCAAAAATGGTGCAAAAGGTATCATAAATGCTGGCATGGGTAATGGCAATCCTTTCCCAACTGCACTAAAAGCACTTGGTGAGGCTGTTAAAAATGGTGTTATAGTCGTTCGTAATTCACGCGTTGGTAGTGGTGAGACTACTATGAATGGTGAAGTTGATGATGAAAAATATGGCTTTTTAACAAGCGATAATCTAAACGTTCAAAAAGCTAGAGTTTTACTAATGTTATCACTTGCAAACACAAGCGATAAAGCTAAAATTCAAGAGTATTTCTTAAATCATTAA